From a single Nothobranchius furzeri strain GRZ-AD chromosome 7, NfurGRZ-RIMD1, whole genome shotgun sequence genomic region:
- the vill gene encoding villin-1 isoform X1: MMNDREKYSVKHVSRTPGLQIWTINKMKMVSVPARAFGNFFEGDCYIVLNIIKNKGSGESLDVHYWIGSSSSPDEQGAAAIYVTQLDEYLGGSPVQYREVQGFESPKFRSYFKNGLIYKKGGVASGFNHVDTNVYNILRLLRVKGKKHVSATEVEVSWNSFNNGDVFLLDMGKTIVQWNGPESNKGERLKAVLLAQDIRDRERGGRAEISVVEGGHEQETPELKLMMVALGPKPNNLKKAVPDDTHDQVQASGVKLYHVSDDSGNMVIKEVAMQPLTQDLLLSSDCFIVDHSGSSVMVWKGKKSSKEERQKAMNTAVSFIKAKNYPSSTPVEVMSEGGESAMFKQLFKSWKEKGQIKGLGTTHTVGKIAKVDQEKFDVMELHAHPELAARQHMVDDGSGEVKVWRIEKLELAEVKPSMHGQFYGGDCYLILYTYQVSNRQQYILYMWQGRHATKDEITACAYQAVNVDNMYNGAPVQVRVVMGKEPRHFLAIFKGKLIIFEGGTGRPGVESPKTSSSLFQVRGTTGMNTKATEVPARASSLNSNDVFMLKTNQKCYLWYGKGCSGDERMMATEVCDTLFRQFKEVVMEGQEPSDFWIALGGKGPYASDSRLEREEPLHSPRLFECSNQTGKFRMTEICDFEQSDLDEDDVMLLDTWEEIFLWIGISANEYEIKESLNSAQEYLKTHPAGRDPDTPIITIKQGSEPLTFTGWFNAWDPFKWSGGNSYEEIKKKLNDAASVSEITVGLERKSPATMVDGGYTAPGGPGSSAPVYKMHGGVPTSPSTSRGPVSSAGFTGRQLDPKVLINTPASELPEGVDPSQREDYLSDVDFENLLGVTRSEFLGLPRWRQIQLKKNAGLF; encoded by the exons atgatgaacgatAGGGAAAAATATTCCGTCAAACATGTCAGCAGGACTCCGGGCCTGCAGATCTGGACCATCAAT AAAATGAAGATGGTCTCTGTTCCAGCCAGAGCCTTTGGGAACTTCTTTGAAGGAGATTGTTACATCGTTTTGAAC ATTATTAAGAACAAAGGCTCAGGAGAGTCCTTGGACGTCCACTACTGGATCGGATCCTCCTCCTCTCCGGATGagcaaggagctgcagccatctacGTCACCCAGCTGGACGAGTATCTGGGTGGGAGCCCCGTGCAGTACAGGGAGGTGCAGGGCTTCGAATCCCCAAAGTTCAGGAGCTACTTTAAGAATGGCCTGAT CTATAAGAAGGGCGGAGTGGCCTCGGGTTTCAACCATGTTGACACAAACGTCTACAACATCCTGAGACTGCTGCGCGTCAAAGGGAAgaaacacgtctctgcaacagag GTGGAGGTGTCATGGAACAGCTTCAACAACGGAGATGTTTTCCTTCTGGACATGGGGAAAACCATCGTGCAGTGGAATGGGCCAGAGAGCAACAAGGGCGAGAGGCTGAAA GCGGTCCTGTTAGCCCAGGACATCCGGGACAGGGAGCGAGGAGGTCGAGCTGAGATTTCTGTGGTGGAGGGAGGACATGAGCAGGAGACGCCAGAGCTGAAACTCATGATGGTGGCGCTCGGCCCAAAGCCCAACAATCTGAAGAAGGCTGTTCCTGATGACACACATGACCAGGTTCAGGCCAGCGGTGTCAAACTCTACCA TGTTTCTGACGACAGCGGGAATATGGTGATCAAAGAAGTGGCCATGCAGCCTCTAACACAAGACCTGCTGCTCTCCTCT GACTGCTTCATTGTGGACCACAGCGGCTCTAGTGTGATGGTTTGGAAAGGCAAAAAGTCCTCCAAAGAGGAGCGGCAGAAGGCTATGAATACAGCGGTG AGTTTTATTAAAGCCAAAAACTACCCATCCAGCACCCCCGTGGAGGTGATGTCCGAAGGGGGGGAGTCAGCAATGTTCAAGCAATTGTTCAAATCCTGGAAAGAAAAGGGGCAAATTAAAGGTCTGGGTACCACCCACACGGTTGGGAAAATAG CTAAAGTTGACCAGGAGAAGTTTGATGTGATGGAGCTCCATGCTCACCCTGAACTGGCAGCCCGGCAGCACATGGTGGACGATGGCTCGGGAGAGGTTAAG GTGTGGCGCATTGAGAAGCTGGAATTGGCTGAGGTGAAACCGAGCATGCATGGACAGTTTTATGGAGGCGACTGCTACTTAATTCTGTACACGTACCAAGTATCAAACAGGCAACAGTACATACTGTACATGTGGCAG gGACGTCACGCCACAAAGGACGAGATCACAGCGTGCGCCTACCAGGCCGTCAACGTTGATAACATGTATAACGGAGCGCCTGTGCAGGTCCGAGTGGTCATGGGAAAAGAGCCACGCCATTTCCTGGCTATCTTCAAAGGCAAACTCATCATATTTGAG GGAGGGACGGGTCGACCCGGCGTAGAGAGTCCTAAAACCAGCTCCAGCCTCTTCCAGGTGAGAGGAACCACAGGGATGAACACCAAAGCCACTGAAGTGCCAGCGAGGGCCTCGTCTCTGAACAGCAACGACGTGTTCATGCTGAAAACCAACCAGAAATGCTACCTGTGGTATGGAAAG GGTTGCAGTGGAGATGAGAGGATGATGGCAACGGAAGTGTGCGATACGCTTTTCAGGCAGTTTAAGGAGGTGGTGATGGAGGGCCAGGAGCCATCTGATTTCTGGATTGCTTTGGGAGGAAAGGGCCCCTATGCCAGTGACAGCAG ATTGGAGAGAGAGGAGCCTCTCCACAGCCCCCGTCTGTTTGAATGCTCCAATCAGACGGGTAAGTTCAGGATGACTGAGATCTGCGACTTTGAGCAGAGCGACCTAGACGAAGACGATGTCATGCTGCTGGACACCTGGGAGGAG ATCTTCCTGTGGATCGGCATCTCCGCCAACGAATACGAGATCAAAGAGTCACTGAACAGTGCGCAGGAGTACCTGAAGACCCACCCGGCAGGTCGCGACCCCGACAcacccatcatcaccatcaaacaGGGCAGCGAGCCGCTCACCTTCACCGGCTGGTTCAACGCCTGGGATCCTTTTAAGTGGAGT GGAGGAAACTCCTATGAGGAAATTAAAAAAAAGCTGAATGATGCAGCGTCTGTCTCTGAGATCACTGTA GGTCTGGAGAGAAAGAGTCCTGCTACAATGGTTGACGGTGGGTACACAGCCCCTGGAGGTCCTGGATCCTCTGCTCCTGTCTACAAGATGCACGGTGGGGTTCCAACCAGCCCGTCCACCAGTAGAGGCCCAGTCTCTTCCGCTGGTTTCACTGGGAGGCAGCTAGACCCAAAGGTTCTTATCAACACTCCTGCCAGTGAGCTTCCAGAGGGAGTGGACCCCAGCCAGAGGGAG GACTACCTGTCTGACGTGGACTTTGAGAACCTACTAGGTGTGACTCGCTCCGAGTTTCTGGGTCTGCCCAGGTGGCGTCAGATCCAGCTAAAGAAAAACGCCGGCCTTTTCTGA
- the vill gene encoding villin-1 isoform X2, translating into MMNDREKYSVKHVSRTPGLQIWTINKMKMVSVPARAFGNFFEGDCYIVLNIIKNKGSGESLDVHYWIGSSSSPDEQGAAAIYVTQLDEYLGGSPVQYREVQGFESPKFRSYFKNGLIYKKGGVASGFNHVDTNVYNILRLLRVKGKKHVSATEVEVSWNSFNNGDVFLLDMGKTIVQWNGPESNKGERLKAVLLAQDIRDRERGGRAEISVVEGGHEQETPELKLMMVALGPKPNNLKKAVPDDTHDQVQASGVKLYHVSDDSGNMVIKEVAMQPLTQDLLLSSDCFIVDHSGSSVMVWKGKKSSKEERQKAMNTAVSFIKAKNYPSSTPVEVMSEGGESAMFKQLFKSWKEKGQIKGLGTTHTVGKIAKVDQEKFDVMELHAHPELAARQHMVDDGSGEVKVWRIEKLELAEVKPSMHGQFYGGDCYLILYTYQVSNRQQYILYMWQGRHATKDEITACAYQAVNVDNMYNGAPVQVRVVMGKEPRHFLAIFKGKLIIFEGGTGRPGVESPKTSSSLFQVRGTTGMNTKATEVPARASSLNSNDVFMLKTNQKCYLWYGKGCSGDERMMATEVCDTLFRQFKEVVMEGQEPSDFWIALGGKGPYASDSRLEREEPLHSPRLFECSNQTGKFRMTEICDFEQSDLDEDDVMLLDTWEEIFLWIGISANEYEIKESLNSAQEYLKTHPAGRDPDTPIITIKQGSEPLTFTGWFNAWDPFKWSGLERKSPATMVDGGYTAPGGPGSSAPVYKMHGGVPTSPSTSRGPVSSAGFTGRQLDPKVLINTPASELPEGVDPSQREDYLSDVDFENLLGVTRSEFLGLPRWRQIQLKKNAGLF; encoded by the exons atgatgaacgatAGGGAAAAATATTCCGTCAAACATGTCAGCAGGACTCCGGGCCTGCAGATCTGGACCATCAAT AAAATGAAGATGGTCTCTGTTCCAGCCAGAGCCTTTGGGAACTTCTTTGAAGGAGATTGTTACATCGTTTTGAAC ATTATTAAGAACAAAGGCTCAGGAGAGTCCTTGGACGTCCACTACTGGATCGGATCCTCCTCCTCTCCGGATGagcaaggagctgcagccatctacGTCACCCAGCTGGACGAGTATCTGGGTGGGAGCCCCGTGCAGTACAGGGAGGTGCAGGGCTTCGAATCCCCAAAGTTCAGGAGCTACTTTAAGAATGGCCTGAT CTATAAGAAGGGCGGAGTGGCCTCGGGTTTCAACCATGTTGACACAAACGTCTACAACATCCTGAGACTGCTGCGCGTCAAAGGGAAgaaacacgtctctgcaacagag GTGGAGGTGTCATGGAACAGCTTCAACAACGGAGATGTTTTCCTTCTGGACATGGGGAAAACCATCGTGCAGTGGAATGGGCCAGAGAGCAACAAGGGCGAGAGGCTGAAA GCGGTCCTGTTAGCCCAGGACATCCGGGACAGGGAGCGAGGAGGTCGAGCTGAGATTTCTGTGGTGGAGGGAGGACATGAGCAGGAGACGCCAGAGCTGAAACTCATGATGGTGGCGCTCGGCCCAAAGCCCAACAATCTGAAGAAGGCTGTTCCTGATGACACACATGACCAGGTTCAGGCCAGCGGTGTCAAACTCTACCA TGTTTCTGACGACAGCGGGAATATGGTGATCAAAGAAGTGGCCATGCAGCCTCTAACACAAGACCTGCTGCTCTCCTCT GACTGCTTCATTGTGGACCACAGCGGCTCTAGTGTGATGGTTTGGAAAGGCAAAAAGTCCTCCAAAGAGGAGCGGCAGAAGGCTATGAATACAGCGGTG AGTTTTATTAAAGCCAAAAACTACCCATCCAGCACCCCCGTGGAGGTGATGTCCGAAGGGGGGGAGTCAGCAATGTTCAAGCAATTGTTCAAATCCTGGAAAGAAAAGGGGCAAATTAAAGGTCTGGGTACCACCCACACGGTTGGGAAAATAG CTAAAGTTGACCAGGAGAAGTTTGATGTGATGGAGCTCCATGCTCACCCTGAACTGGCAGCCCGGCAGCACATGGTGGACGATGGCTCGGGAGAGGTTAAG GTGTGGCGCATTGAGAAGCTGGAATTGGCTGAGGTGAAACCGAGCATGCATGGACAGTTTTATGGAGGCGACTGCTACTTAATTCTGTACACGTACCAAGTATCAAACAGGCAACAGTACATACTGTACATGTGGCAG gGACGTCACGCCACAAAGGACGAGATCACAGCGTGCGCCTACCAGGCCGTCAACGTTGATAACATGTATAACGGAGCGCCTGTGCAGGTCCGAGTGGTCATGGGAAAAGAGCCACGCCATTTCCTGGCTATCTTCAAAGGCAAACTCATCATATTTGAG GGAGGGACGGGTCGACCCGGCGTAGAGAGTCCTAAAACCAGCTCCAGCCTCTTCCAGGTGAGAGGAACCACAGGGATGAACACCAAAGCCACTGAAGTGCCAGCGAGGGCCTCGTCTCTGAACAGCAACGACGTGTTCATGCTGAAAACCAACCAGAAATGCTACCTGTGGTATGGAAAG GGTTGCAGTGGAGATGAGAGGATGATGGCAACGGAAGTGTGCGATACGCTTTTCAGGCAGTTTAAGGAGGTGGTGATGGAGGGCCAGGAGCCATCTGATTTCTGGATTGCTTTGGGAGGAAAGGGCCCCTATGCCAGTGACAGCAG ATTGGAGAGAGAGGAGCCTCTCCACAGCCCCCGTCTGTTTGAATGCTCCAATCAGACGGGTAAGTTCAGGATGACTGAGATCTGCGACTTTGAGCAGAGCGACCTAGACGAAGACGATGTCATGCTGCTGGACACCTGGGAGGAG ATCTTCCTGTGGATCGGCATCTCCGCCAACGAATACGAGATCAAAGAGTCACTGAACAGTGCGCAGGAGTACCTGAAGACCCACCCGGCAGGTCGCGACCCCGACAcacccatcatcaccatcaaacaGGGCAGCGAGCCGCTCACCTTCACCGGCTGGTTCAACGCCTGGGATCCTTTTAAGTGGAGT GGTCTGGAGAGAAAGAGTCCTGCTACAATGGTTGACGGTGGGTACACAGCCCCTGGAGGTCCTGGATCCTCTGCTCCTGTCTACAAGATGCACGGTGGGGTTCCAACCAGCCCGTCCACCAGTAGAGGCCCAGTCTCTTCCGCTGGTTTCACTGGGAGGCAGCTAGACCCAAAGGTTCTTATCAACACTCCTGCCAGTGAGCTTCCAGAGGGAGTGGACCCCAGCCAGAGGGAG GACTACCTGTCTGACGTGGACTTTGAGAACCTACTAGGTGTGACTCGCTCCGAGTTTCTGGGTCTGCCCAGGTGGCGTCAGATCCAGCTAAAGAAAAACGCCGGCCTTTTCTGA